A region from the Phyllopteryx taeniolatus isolate TA_2022b unplaced genomic scaffold, UOR_Ptae_1.2 contig_24, whole genome shotgun sequence genome encodes:
- the hypk gene encoding huntingtin-interacting protein K isoform X1 gives MATEGDVDLDLEADENCTGKPAEKPRKHDSGAADLERVTDYAEEKEISSSDLQTAMSVIGDRRSREQKAKQEREKELAKVTIKKEDVELICVRDVHVVTQMSEMEISRFTAERSLREHMGNVVEALVALTS, from the exons ATGGCGACCGAGGGAGATGTCGATTTGGACCTGGAAGCCGACGAAAACTGTACTGGGAAGCCGGCAGAAAAGCCTCGTAAACATGACAGCGGTGCTGCAGATTTGGAGAGGGTCACTGATTATGCGGAGGAGAAAGAAATATCCAGTTCGGACTTACAAACG GCTATGTCAGTAATTGGAGATAGAAGGTCACGAGAACAGAAAGCCAAACAAGAGAG AGAAAAAGAGTTGGCCAAAGTCACTATCAAGAAAGAGGATGTGGAGTTAATT TGTGTTCGTGATGTTCATGTTGTGACACAGATGTCAGAGATGGAGATTTCGAGGTTCACAGCAGAGCGCAGTCTGAGAGAACACATGGGCAACGTGGTGGAAGCTCTGGTGGCTCTGACCAGCTGA
- the hypk gene encoding huntingtin-interacting protein K isoform X2: MATEGDVDLDLEADENCTGKPAEKPRKHDSGAADLERVTDYAEEKEISSSDLQTAMSVIGDRRSREQKAKQEREKELAKVTIKKEDVELIMSEMEISRFTAERSLREHMGNVVEALVALTS, encoded by the exons ATGGCGACCGAGGGAGATGTCGATTTGGACCTGGAAGCCGACGAAAACTGTACTGGGAAGCCGGCAGAAAAGCCTCGTAAACATGACAGCGGTGCTGCAGATTTGGAGAGGGTCACTGATTATGCGGAGGAGAAAGAAATATCCAGTTCGGACTTACAAACG GCTATGTCAGTAATTGGAGATAGAAGGTCACGAGAACAGAAAGCCAAACAAGAGAG AGAAAAAGAGTTGGCCAAAGTCACTATCAAGAAAGAGGATGTGGAGTTAATT ATGTCAGAGATGGAGATTTCGAGGTTCACAGCAGAGCGCAGTCTGAGAGAACACATGGGCAACGTGGTGGAAGCTCTGGTGGCTCTGACCAGCTGA
- the mfap1 gene encoding microfibrillar-associated protein 1: MSTHDSANMKLPPIQSTAGAVPVRNEKGEISMEKVKVKRYVSGKRPDYAPMESSDEEEEDFQFVKRGKEIEPEMEQEEEDVSDPRLKRLLNRVSEDVEERLARHRQIVEPEVVAESSEDSDEGTWHPQREESSEDEEEEEEEVDDEEIERRRAMMRQRALERKTEEMEVLEVEEEGKSGEESESESEYEEYTDSEDEAEPRLKPVFIRKKDRVTVAEREAEQQKQRELEAEAKRQQEERRRYTLKIVEEEAKKEFEENRRTLAALDNLDTDGENEEEEYEAWKVRELKRIKKDREAREVMEKEKSEIERFRNMKDEERRTELRNNGKVITNKASKGKYKFLQKYYHRGAFFLDEEDDVYKRDFSAPTLEDHFNKTILPKVMQVKNFGRSGRTKYTHLVDQDTTSFDSAWAQESAQNNKFFKQKAAGVRDVFDRPAVKRKKT, translated from the exons ATGTCTACCCACGATTCGGCCAACATGAAGCTTCCACCTATACAGTCCACGGCTGGAGCCGTACCGGTCCGGAATGAGAAAG GAGAAATCTCAATGGAGAAGGTGAAGGTGAAAAGATATGTGTCAGGCAAACGTCCAGACTACGCACCGATGGAGTCATcagacgaggaagaggaggatttCCAGTTTGTTAAAAGGGGAAAGGAAATTGAACCTGAGATGGaacaggaggaagaggatgtATCTGACCCACGTCTAAAGCGTTTGCTCAACCGTGTCTCTGAGGATGTAGAGGAGAG GCTTGCGAGACATCGACAGATTGTAGAGCCTGAAGTTGTCGCTGAGAGTAGCGAAGACTCTGATGAAGGGACGTGGCATCCACAACGTGAGGAGAGCagtgaggatgaagaggaggaagaggaagaagttgACGATGAG GAAATTGAGAGACGTCGTGCAATGATGCGTCAACGGGCTTTGGAACGCAAGACTGAAGAAATGGAGGTcttggaggtggaggaggaaggcAAATCTGGGGAGGAATCGGAGTCTGAGTCTGAGTATGAAGAGTATACAGATAGTGAAGATGAAGCAGAGCCCAGACTTAAACCAGTCTTCATCCGCAA GAAAGACAGAGTGACAGTCGCAGAGCGGGAAGCGGAGCAGCAGAAGCAAAGAGAGCTGGAGGCCGAGGCCAAGAGGCAGCAGGAGGAACGGAGACGCTACACACTGAAGATAGTAGAAGAGGAGGCTAAGAAGGAGTTTGAGGAGAATCGGCGCACCCTGGCCGCTCTGGATAACCTCGACACAGATGGCgagaacgaggaggaggagtatGAAGCCTGGAAAGTTCGGGAACTGAAACGAATTAAGAAGGACCGAGAAGCTAGAGAAGT GATGGAGAAGGAAAAGTCAGAAATTGAGCGATTCCGTAATATGAAGGATGAGGAGCGCAGGACTGAGCTCCGCAACAATGGCAAAGTCATCACCAACAAAGCATCCAAAGGCAAATACAAGTTCCTTCAGAAGTACTACCACAGAGGAGCCTTCTTTTTG GATGAGGAGGACGATGTTTACAAGAGAGACTTCAGTGCACCCACTCTGGAGGATCACTTCAACAAAACCATCTTGCCTAAAGTCATGCAG GTTAAAAACTTTGGCCGGTCCGGACGTACCAAGTATACTCACCTGGTGGATCAGGACACCACGTCGTTTGACTCTGCGTGGGCTCAGGAAAGTGCTCAGAACAACAAGTTCTTTAAGCAGAAGGCAGCGGGAGTTAGAGACGTGTTTGACAGGCCCGCagtgaagaggaagaagacatAA